TACGGTTAGTGATTTAATTTGGATTCAATGCAAGTCTTGCTCACAATTTgaatcctctactgctgagctgcctggcaggaccgTGCTACCTAGACACAATGTTAtgcgcaatgtccgccttacccctgcccaaacgccttgtctgagtgggggtaaggtggtcattgtgtgCAGCAgcgtgtctgggcagcatgcTCCTGCTGGACAGCTCGACAGCTCGACAATAGGGGATCCAAATTGTGGGCAAGGCTCACATTGAATCCAAATTAGATCACTACCTGTATAAACAGTTGCAAGTCTCTCCAATGGTGGAGTACCAAATGGTATTATCATGAGGTATGAAGCATCAGTAGGGTACACAGGCGACGAAATTTTGGGTCGAGGAGAGACGATTGTAGACTGTTTGATATTATTGGCACGAGACATTGATCCACGGAACGCATTCTCCAGACGCTCAAAATAAGTCAAGGATGGGTCATAGAATGGAGAGAGCATTGAATCCCGGTGGATAAACACTGGACCCACCATTATCACCGGCTTCAACTACGGAAAATGTGGAACCAAAGTAAACAGAGAAGAAGACTATGACAAGAGCTGCAAGTAGCTCCTCTATTAGATCCTACCAAATCATCAACCTATCGAGACTTATCATGCGAATCAGAACGATGTTATCTACTAGACGAGTATGAACGTCAATAATATAATTGTTGGCGTGTATTAGGAAGCTGAGAAATCCAGCTTGGCTTCTTGGGAAGTTCATCAGTCCAGCTTGTGTGAGTTGAGTCACAACAGTCAAATTTGTATccatttccttttcttccctcttttgttttcttctcataTATATTGTGTCTTTGTTCCaaaaatcaataagaaaataaggAGAACTGTTTCACCGTGGATGTAGTGCTTCTACAGAAGCATGAACCACATTATATCTGTGActcttcatctctctttctATATTTCTTCTTTAGTAATTCTTATTGAACTGCAAACAATAATGTTCTCATAAAAAGGAAGCTTGTGGGTACAGTTACCAATATGCGGACGGATCTTTCACTAATGCCGTTCTTGCTAATGAGACATTCACCAGTCCCCTTCCCAGACAAAATCTTTGGTTGTGGACACAACAACGGTGGCGAAGACGATTTCGATGAGCGATTAAATGGTCTAGTTGACTATGGAGGGAGGGGGTCGGCTATCACTGATTTCACAACTGAAACCTTCTCTTAATGGTGCCAAGTTCTCCCTCTTTTGAGATGGAAGATGTGCCAAACACATTGAATTTTGATAGTGATGGTGTCGTTTCGGGTGATGGTGTCGTCTCCACTCTTTTGGTGACAAAGAATTTGGTTACATACTACATCGGATTCTTTGTAACTGGATTCTTTGTCACCAAACGAGTGGAGACGGCACCATCACCTGAAACGACAACATCACTACCAAGAGTCAATCTGCTTGGCACATCTTCCATCTCAGAAGGGACCAAGTAGTAGGAGAACTTGGCACCATTAAGAGAGGGTTTCTGTTTGTCCCGAATGAAGGTGGTCCTCCGGATATCTTTGATCATAATAGTGGTCTCTGTTTTGCCACTTCCTGTTTTGAGAAAGTATAATGAGGGGAGTATAGAGTAGTATACAAGGCTTTGGGTCATaaaggttgtttttttttttgtaatcatgGATATATATAGTGATGACGAGCATACACAAAGAAATCATCAGTCATGCTATTAGCAATTTGGTTtcagaaaacccaaaataggCTATGAGCAGCCTTCCTTAAAATTTTCCAGCCACTAGCTAGTACAAAATAGTCCTCCATTAATCATGATATTAAACATGTGTGGCAGCAGCCCTGCCCTTTGCATTCAAGAATCATGATACCCAACATATTCTAGCATGCATGGGTAAGTAAAATAGATGTAGTagtattcacccaaaaaaaaaaaatagatgtaGTACTAAACCATGGTATATATTTCTCTTTCTACTTCAAAACATGGAACTAAAATTAAACTACTCAAAACAGTCCCATAATCATTAATCAAGATGTAAAACAAGATATAACAAACACTCCCCTAACTTCAAGAATTCAAACATATATCCATTTCTCTTTATTAATAACAACCCGAGACATCACTAAATCCATATATTGTTCTTGCTGACCAATTAATTCTATGGACAGGAGGAGGAAGGGAAGGTGCTGAATGATTTGTTCAAAATTGCTATTTAATTGGTATGTCTTTCACTACTATAGCGTGGGATCATGGTTACAGTATCCAGTTGCTGTCGGGCTCAAGGAAGACTGAGCTTGGccctatttttgtcatttagaCTATTTTGTTAGTCCAATAACATTTTTTGTGAATAGATAGATAggcccaaggagagttgaactcatgactaACTGTCACTGTCTCTTTGGGATTAACAACCAACTTCGAGTCTATCCATCTTGTTGATAGACTCTTAATTCtgtatattttttcttcttaaattctAATATGCGATAAAAAACGAATCCATTTTCTAACGCTTTTCTCctcccttgaaaaaaaaaaaaaaaaggaaaattttcatctAATAATGAAAAGTTAAGAGAAGGAATCGAGAATGTGACGCATATAAATAAAGTTATATATCCCAAGGCAcgtatgttatttttattttgatttacaATTATATTATAATGTGAAAAATTTATATACAGGGCCAGGATGGGTTCAACCCAAGGCCTCAGCCCTAACGCAGCTCGACTCTGGCCTGGGCCTAGGAATCTCATCCCTGGCCTGCCCTGCAGGCTGTAAAGCCCAACCCAGGCCCTGCTGGGCTCAGGGCCTGGCTTGCTGGGCCAAACATGCAACCCTGGTTATTGGTTTATGGATACATACCTCTTTGGGTTATTAGGTCTGGTCTTGGGTGTATAAATGTGTATGTGAAAATTTTCTTATTGGCTTATGCCAGTAAACAGTTTggatttaaaaaatgaattcaaaTCAGCAAAATAAGCCACCCGATTCCAAATAatgttattttctttcaatATCCATTTTGAAATTGGCCATGAAAATGCATATATAGGACTGAggtacgagagagagagaggggagatggagatggagaaggaggggagagggagaggaaagaCGGAAAATTACAAAAGAGCCCTTATCTCAAAAATTGATAAGCAATGTGGGGTGAACAAATAAGTCTGATTACAAAAATGTATAGTAACCCAGTTGattacaaacagctttacccttTATTTATGGTCTATATGGTAAAGTACCACAAGGGTGGTTTTCCTTGCTCAAGGTAAAGGAGCTATTCCTTCGGCTTTGTTTGGTTAAAGGGTATATTAagtaatgatattttttttaaaaaaattattttttatttttaaatctaagagatttggatgcaaagtaaagtgtaCTTTTATAACCAAATTTTGAATGAATTAGAATTAATGATATAATCTTGGGCAAGAGAACACTACACGGGCGCGTGTGCTGctcctgtgcccagacataggggCATGTGGAATGACTGTCGTGCTCCTGAGAATTTCCGTTTACCCATGGGGGCACGTCGATCATTTTGCATGCCCTTGTGTTTGGGCGCAAGGACAATGCACCGCACACACATAGGTAGTGATCTTTCTGCCTATAATCATATAAGGTAACTTAAGGTAAGGATTATAGAAACTTGTTTTCTAGGTTTGAAATTCTCATTTTCCTTAAAATCAAACGGAGTCGAATTCAAATAAATATCTCATTTCGTTTCCGTGGTGACTACAGAGGAAGAAATATCTTGGGAGCTTCAACAAGGAAATTAAGAGAATAATAATGACAATGAGAATGAGTTTTCAAAAAGCCAAGTAGGTGAGAAGGTTCCATTACTAACCCTAACTCCAAGCCTAATAGGACTAGGAAATTTTAGCTTCATATCATAATGCCAATTCTATTCCATTGATGTGGGTGTTGTGTTTAGGTGTATGTAATCTTCTTTCAGATGGGGAGGGGGACCATGAGGAGGAGGTGTTTGTGAAGCTTCTATAAGCAAACTTCCCACAAACAACCCTTGAAGGCTTCAACTTCAAGTCAAGAGTGAGGACTTTATTGCAATGACTGTGACCTTGATGGATGATAGCCTCAACTTGCCCAACACTTTAACACTTCAACCACTCTCATCTGGTTTTTggttcccccaccccccaccccccaccaccCAGGCACCCACCAAAACAAACCTCGAAATTCTTGACTTTAAACTTTTCACTTTcattcccttttattttccttaCAATCAGATCTATCTTGCCAAACGCATGGTATTCACTATTCACTAGCTAGTTCTACAAGTAATTGAATGTCTGAAACAAGTATCACAGGCAAGACCCGGGAGCAGGGAACATTCCCCAGACGTGCGTCGAAAAATGTGCGGCATAGCTCAACCACTGGATGTCCCCTGACAGCACCCTGAACACACACCtccttggagacgagctaaattccaaGACCCGGCAAAACAGATATttaatttggatttttcaaaTACCATTGCCATTCCTCCTAGGGGAGGTGAGTTTGACCTTAACCCTTGAGGGTTCTTGGTTTGCAGGGTCAAATACTTGCCAAAGTCAATAATcgaaattcattcattcatttattAGTTCAATCACTACTAATTAATATCTCACCTCCTCAATAGTCAACACTAGCTAGCTAGCAATAGTATTGTAGATTTGTAGTTCACTCAAATTTATTGGACAGAGTATGATTGGTTTGGTTAGAAGATAAGGTACTATTATTAATTGTTTGAATAGGCTTACtataaaattaagaagaaatcCAAGGTTTATGTTGGAATATATTTAAGAGCCACTTGGTTTACACTCTTGAGTTGTAATGATAATGTTTATTCCAGTCAGGTTCTTTGTCTGGTATAGTTGTCCGATTCCTCTTATAAGGGacagaaatgacgacctaactcCCTATCCAAACACACTGTCCGGATGTTATTAAGTTGTCATTTTCgcccctcctatgagaggaaccggacaacCAGATGAGACAGGAAACCtgacaggaaaaaaattcatgtaTCCTGTGCCCCCAATGcagagaatattttttttttagttatagCTGCATTACTCTCCTTGTTCCACAATATATACTTTGGTTTACTTTGACAAATTAATCTCACTTTTTAAGAAAAGTTTGCTATTATTTCAAGGACAAGGGATCCCTAGCTAGTCATTGTAATCTTGTAGAATCCATCATTGTTGTCGAGAAACATCAAAAGGGCATAGGCAGGACGGTTTTTGATCTTcctcttattttgttttatctttaTTAAAAACAAGGGCAGTGTTTGTTACGTATGATTCAGATGGAACATGCAGCATTCATTTTTGAGAAAAAATTACAACTTTTTGTTTGGATGCTTTTATCTAACTAGAATGCAGTCTTCATTGTGATCGAAATGTTCATGGGAGAAGCATTTCGTTTTGATCCAATTTAAACCTAAATTATTTGACAAAGAATTTCAACCTTTTTCAACAAATTAACATAAACGCCAAAGCTGATAGAGCTAGGCAAGTCCTTCATCGAACACATATATGGTGCTCACAATTACATGTACCAATTAGGCCAACTCATGAAGACGCGGTGCCATGTCACTGTCCCCACCCTATATTCATCCTTTGCGCCATGTTCACATGATAGGGTTACCCAACCAAACATATATGGATCACACacatatgtggggggggggggggacccttCACCCTTGCCTTCACAAATAATAAATATTCTTAAATAACTGCATGTGGTAGCCTACCTCTTTATCCGTCCATCTCTATCCATCTATTATCTGAAAGAGCTTATAAAGAGCCACCGAATTCCACAACCTTTCGCTGTCTTGAACAGAGGGGATAAAAGGGAATCTCTACAAATTAACCCTGCAAATGCTGTTTTCCCATTTGAGCAGCTAACGTTCAACCATTTCATAGTTTCCCATTTCTGGAAAGACTTGTATGATATATATGCTTTCTACAAGCCCAATATTCATTGAGGTGCGGATCGGATCGAATCTTCACAAATTTCACCTGACTCTACCTTCTCAGCCAATATCTCCCCCCTGTTCAAGATGTTTATCAAACATGAGCAGACCTGGTTCGGGTTTGGCGTCCACCCATGGGGCAGCCGATTGGACCAGGGTGGGTCTGTGAATTGAGGAGGTAGCGTTTTTCTCCTTTGggtctcttctctctctctctttgtttcctATTCATAGAATGGAACACTACAATGAGGTGGGGATTGATTATATAATGAATGGGACCCATTGTTGTGATTTTAGTCTCCCTCTCTCACTTTCAATCTTATTCTTCAAGTTACCATTATATATTTTGTgtgattccatctcttcccgaGTATTTGTGACGtgaaattttttatgaaaaaactTTTCAAAATATCTAGAGATTATAGAAAATCGTCAAAAATCATAAAACTCTCATAACTATTTCTGCTCGAGATTCTCTTCCGCTAGGttgattttcatttgttttcacACACGCACTATCATGGTTGAGATGGGAGTGTGAACGGAGAACTCATTAACGTGGACGTCTCAACCATCCGACAGACTTTGGAGATTATTAATCAATCAAAGCAGCAGTTTGTGTAGCAATTGGCATGCGAAACGTCCATCCTATGTTAAAGATAAGCCGATAAGAACCATGAGGTGGTGCGTGTGCGTGTGCGTGTGCTCTGCTTGTGGCACCACGGATACACCCCTTTTCCTATTCCCCGTCTTCATCCTCTCTCTGCTTTCCCTCACTTCCGTCTCTATCTGGTTCTTGGCCCAAAGTGTTAGGGTTTCAAAAGCATTACAAAAATCAATTTCCTTTCTAATACTGATCATAATCACCAAGCCGGCCAAATCAAACCGGCGAGTACCGGGGTGTGATGAGACCAGTTAAAAATCGGATCATTCTAAATCGATTGATATCCAAATCGAAAATCAAACCGAATGAAACCAATAAAACACTTATTTAGTCTTAGGTTATGAATaaatgaattgattatccattgactTCAATATTAGTGGTAGGATTTCTAGTTGTGaagggaattgttacaaatcaattagTATGAGGTTATTACTAGGGAAATTGacaatgcttccattgatctcttTGTTTACTGTACAAAATTAGTTGGGAAGgtgaatgatttgatagtagggttcaTTTACGATTTCGCTATCAGTTATCTTCTCAAATTAGTTATCTAttctcataaataaaaaatgtattattgATTTGAATATTGGTTTTTTCCTTACAATGATAAATAAAGATTTTATTTGTAACAATTATTTCATTACAAActttatttatccattgattttaatattagttatcttccccttataatttatttctctttgttttgatcacaacatgaacacatcaaatTAACTTCCCTATTCCTTATTGCTCTACTTGTTTGAGGGAAAGATgatttaaagtgttttatcaaaTCTTTCCTCATTAAAAGTTATGAATATAAGGTTTTATTATGgttcaaatccaaaaataatttgatttaAATTAGTATCAACATgatattgaaaaaataaaataaatcgaAATCGACCGAAAACCAAAGTTCCGTAATGATTTGGATTTGATTTCACTCATTCCTAGACTGAAATTGATTCAATCCGGCCGAAACCAGACCCCTATTTCTAACCTCCAAAAATTATAAGAAATCATTATAACCTTAAATTGAAAAGAACTTTCTCCTctattaaaaaattagaaaaagaaggCTACCcgtaaaaaataaataatcacATCTATAATGATGACCTTGCATGTACTCTCATTGACCCTTGCCATGGTGCAGGCACTACACCACCAAACAATAAAAGTGTCAAATGTGaactagaataaaaaaatcaaaattaaaactaaactgaATAAgtcaaaccgaaccgaataaaaTTGTCGGTTAGCCCTAAGTATTGTATTTCAGAAACGACTAGATATGAGTCTGGATCTAGCATAAGAATCGAATTCTAAAACTGAGACCGAACCAAATTTAGATACTAGTATATtactatattataatatattttctaatatattatagcataTAATACTAATGTTAatttggatttgaatattgaatttgagaaCCGATTGGGTTCCACATCACAGTTTGATACAACGCTACCTaaaatcgaatcgaaacctGATACCAAACCATTTACTACCTTACGATCTCTTgctccaagttttttttttttttttttttgtcttttcgtATACTTAAATTCGTAACAAAATAGGTTTATACAATGAGGAAGGTTAACACGGCAGATCTAGACCTAGGGCTAGAactatattgatataatatagattatcaattaattaattcaaaagaaaaatgaaatgctGGTTTAATAGGACGTTATCAAAATTAGGTCTTAACCACATGTGCTGTATAAGTTTTGTTTTACGCATCAACCGTAAAGACATCTAGGTAGAGCATACAGAAATTGTACGCAATCTTAATACCATATGGGCTACGGTATACGGCTAATATACCCAATTACCcatcctttttccttttgtgtATTATAAGAAGGCACAGCAAACTCTCTAGAAATATAAAGGGATTATGTTACAGCTGTTTGTAGATAGTTCGATAGCGACTAATTCCATTTAATAATTGTTTGGGAACTGGCCCTTTTTATTATTACTCTCGCCTTTCTTGAAAGTTCATATGCCGCCCCTGGTTTCCTCGACCCGGTCTCCACTCCGTACCCGCGTTCCCCGTTTAGAGGGAGAAAGAgcaattaataaaaaaaagaactagcTATGTAGAGGTAATTCAGGAAATGTATGAACTCCAaacaaatgagagaaatgaaaagCGACAAAAGTGACGGCACTGACCAAAGCCTGACCAACTTCTCAACAGCCTCGTAGAAATCGAGTTTTTTGACTAAACGGTTATAAAATACCGTCCTCAAAATCGCCAAACTTATAGTTGTCTATCTGAACTTTCATTAATTTTACGtgcacttttattttttaaattaaatatcACTATAGTTCCTCCCGTTAGATAAAAACGTTATATTCTAAAGTCTGAcattttttatatatgattgaaCCATTCTGCCCTTAAGAGAttagaatgacaaaaatgccctttaaaaaataaaaaataaaaagacttcAACTCccattttcctttctcttcaatttctaccaatcttccctttcttcttcttccctgtgtTCTCTCGTTGCTTCTCCCATCTTCCTTACTTGATTTTCCATCAACTTCTGTACCTTTGGCACATAAAGATTCAGGCAATTTCATGTCTGACTCTTGCCTGCCTTCGACTGTACAAGGAAGTGGGCATGAATGTGGCGCATTAGAATTAATATCTGCAAGACAACCCTCCTCTTTGTGACGAAGGCAATCTGAAAAGCTTTTACGATCTGCTTTTGTTGATCTTCCATAACCTGATTTTGCGAATTCAACTTGGTTGGAGATCCCAGAGGAACTGTTCCACAAGCAATCTTTGGGCAAAATGTGAATaatgtttttatgttttacaCGGCCTGGATGGTGGGGAAGATTGAGATTAAGATGATGAAACTGTTCTGCACTCCTTTCAGGTTCACCATCTGGCACTTTCATCTTGCCCTTCGGACGGAGTAAGATCTCATAATTTTTTAACCCAGATGATGGTGACTGCATTTCTGGAATGATCTTGGGATCTGAATCTTTTCTTTTAGCTGCATTCTCTTGTTTGATTTCTGAATAATTTTGGCAGAAAAAATGATCAGTTCTGAGAAGATCCTGCTGCCCAATCAAAGAATTTTTAGTGACAGTTTTAGTTTCTTGAAGATTGCTTCCCCTAGTTGATTTCACAACATTATTGGGTCCATCATTTTGAGTTGAATTCAGATTAGAACACATTGAATGAGACTGTTTCTTCTGGTGGGTAGAAGATCCACTGTGACTTCTACCAGAAAGGGCAGAAGATCCAACTGTTGTGAATGAAGAGGAATCATTAcacaggaaagaagaagaagaagaagaaaaggaagatgggaGAAGCAGCGAGAGAacacagggaagaagaagagaaggaagattggaagagattgaagaacaaaggaaaatggGGGTTGAAGTAtacctgcaattcatcttccctaggaaaaccctaaccgattttttttattgtttaaaagTAAGGACATTTTTATCATTCCACCTTATCAAGGGCAAAATAgtctaatcatataaaaaaatgcCAGACGTTTAACGTCTCTGTCTTATGGGAGGGACTAAGGTTGGCGACTTtcagggggcatttgaaaataatcctaaaaaaataaagtaaaagttTTGAAAGTGCGGTTAACGATCCCCGAGGAACCCGACTCCGAGGCACCAGAAGTCCGGAGTCCGGAATAAAGTGGAATGAAGTAATTCTGCTCCTGTTTCTGAAGTAATTCTATGGATCTCATGAGTCAAAAGACCCCTTTACCTTCTACAACCCTtccaattaaaattaaaattctttttatgttttattcaaaattttagaaattacttttcttccttttttgtctCCCACAATTTGACAAttatttctttgtattttttagttctttagttatttaattccAGAACCAATTCCAGGAAATTATTGTCTTTAGTTATTTACTTCCAAAACCAAATTGTGGTATAATTCAAGTCCCATATGTAAAAGATCTGTTCAAGTCCGGTGATGGAGAACTGAAATCAAATCATGGGCAAAGAAAGCCATCACACCTGCAAACGAAGCAAGCAAAcaaaaatagtaataaaagataaattaataaataagaataaataaataaataaaattaacatACCTCCACGGAACTGCAACCAAAGTAATCGTAACTACGACGGACGTACACACGCACTCCGGCAGGTCAAAACACAATTCACGACGAAGACGGACTCCGTTCACGGATGACGCATATCGCCCAACTACAACGGAAACGAATACACGGTTCATGCGAGAAAAACCATCACGCTGCACACACAGATGACAAATCGTTCACTGACTGAACTCTGCTTATATATCAAATGATACCACAGATGACGGATATCTGGTTTTGCAAGCTTTAGCAGATTAAATGGATCCTTTGgttaattatttttcttaatttttcagatttaatgaATGAAATTGGTCTCTGATCAAACTCTTCAATAGCCATCAGTGGCGGCAAATTGGTATATACAAGTTCGTCGGTCCTCTATCTGCTTTCAGGGTAATTGGTCTCCGGAGTACAAAAAAAACGAAGCCTCTGAATGACGATTGGGTCTGCAGATGGTTGCTCCACGCGATGCGTCTTGTTCTCCACATAagaccccaaaagaaaaaagaaaaaaacgacCTTTCCGGCGACTACCATGGCCAGTGCCCAAACGCTGGCGAACAATACAGGATTTTCTGTATAGAGGGATTCGAGGAAACATAATGAACGAACCTTCAAAGAATCACAAGTCCTGGACTTTCGACATGTTAGAAAGCCGGCTAGGTCTAGGATGGAACGCCGCTCTTCTCCTCTGATGATGAGAAGAAGGTCGGATCAAAGCAGCCAAAGCCCTCTttacccattctccttcaaCAGTCCCGATCCGAACCAGCGAATTCGTCATTGCAGATCTCCTAGCGTTCAATCGATTAGACGGATACGATCCAGAAGGATGATGGTGATGGCTGTTGAATCCTTTGTGGAGACTGCAACGAAAAGAACCAGGGTGTGTCGTTGGCGAACACATACACGTTCTCCTCGGACACGACGGGGAAGACATAGGATTACTATGCTTCTTCACGACCTGGTCACGAGTAGAAGCCGCAATCGACCTGCTTGGAGAAATAGACCGATCGATAGAAAATCGAACAGACGGAGAAGAGGAAACAGATCCATAGAGGTTGACACGAGTCGGAGAAGCTGATCTATGAAAGAAACCAGTAGATCCAGAGGAAAAACTCGAACTAGAATACGCAAAACCAGTCGACGACGAAGATGCCGTCGACGAAGAATAAAACCTCCCAGAAGGTGAGACCGATCTCTGAAACCCGTGAGATACAGGTCCACTGGATTTGGTTCTAGAAGAAGAAACCGTCATttcaatttgaaaataaaaaactgaaagaagatcaaatcggagaagaggaggagaaactTCTTCCCAAAGGAGCCTTTGGATCTCTATTTTGTCAAACTTATATTGCCTCAACCGCTGTATTTATAGGATTTTTGATAAGAAGAGAACTCCGACTGTAAATTAGGGTTCCCGAGTCCGCTTTGGTTTCGGACTGAAACAATTAACCTAATCAAACAACAGATGGTTGTCAGGTTAAAACCGGACGTGAGTTAGGGTTCTCGATTCGGATCCAACGGCTTCAAACCTGTGGGCTGCATAAAACGACGAATTTTCTAGCCGTTTGTTTTAACAGCTTTTGGTGGCTCTCCTAAAGGGCTGCCACGTCCAGGCTTAGTTGTTATTATGGCCTTGTTTTATTGCAAAATCACGAGAACACCCCTGTGACAGTTACTCTGATAATTACGTAGATTGCCATTTTCATATCACGAAATtgccctttctcttttctctatttttcagcAAAGCCTCTCCATATACGAcacatttttaattttttattaatggaGAGGTTAATTCTTAAAAAAgtgattataaaaaataaagtagggATTGTTCATTGTTTAGGAGAACGCCATGTGCAATTATAAGGAGTTGCACATGTAATGGGCCACATTATAATAACCCTAAAGCAAATACCAATAAGTATAATAAGATCCCGTATAGGCTTATATGTATCGGTATCCCTAATCACCGATACTGGAGCAATCCCATATCAATGGAAGGTAAAATTGTTAAC
The sequence above is a segment of the Telopea speciosissima isolate NSW1024214 ecotype Mountain lineage chromosome 7, Tspe_v1, whole genome shotgun sequence genome. Coding sequences within it:
- the LOC122669021 gene encoding uncharacterized protein LOC122669021, coding for MTVSSSRTKSSGPVSHGFQRSVSPSGRFYSSSTASSSSTGFAYSSSSFSSGSTGFFHRSASPTRVNLYGSVSSSPSVRFSIDRSISPSRSIAASTRDQVVKKHSNPMSSPSCPRRTCMCSPTTHPGSFRCSLHKGFNSHHHHPSGSYPSNRLNARRSAMTNSLVRIGTVEGEWVKRALAALIRPSSHHQRRRAAFHPRPSRLSNMSKVQDL